A region of Ramlibacter agri DNA encodes the following proteins:
- the pyrC gene encoding dihydroorotase, giving the protein MSQTLTITRPDDWHLHVRDGAAMASVVPHSAAQFARALIMPNLKPPVTTAALAAAYRDRILAAVPKGVSFQPLMSLYLTDNLPPEEISRAKQAGVVALKLYPAGATTNSDAGVTDLRKTYKTLEAMQREGLLLLVHGEVTDPGVDLFDREAVFIEQQLIPLRRDFPELKIVMEHLTTREGAHYVRDGGQYIAGTITAHHLLYNRNAIFMGGIRPHFYCLPVLKRETHRVALVEAATSGSPRFFLGTDSAPHPALLKEHALGCAGCYTALSAMELYAEAFDNVGALDQLEGFASFHGADFYGLPRNTGKLTLKKEPYTLPESVPFGETQLKPLRGGETLPWRVVV; this is encoded by the coding sequence ATGTCCCAGACTCTCACCATCACCCGCCCCGACGACTGGCACCTGCACGTGCGCGACGGCGCGGCCATGGCCTCGGTGGTGCCGCACTCGGCGGCCCAGTTCGCCCGGGCGCTGATCATGCCCAACCTGAAGCCGCCGGTGACCACCGCCGCGCTGGCCGCCGCCTACCGCGACCGCATCCTGGCTGCTGTGCCGAAGGGCGTGAGCTTCCAGCCGCTGATGTCGCTGTACCTCACCGACAACCTGCCGCCGGAGGAGATCTCCCGCGCGAAGCAGGCCGGGGTGGTCGCCTTGAAGCTCTACCCGGCCGGCGCCACCACCAACAGCGATGCCGGTGTCACCGACCTCCGCAAGACCTACAAGACGCTGGAAGCGATGCAGCGCGAAGGCCTCCTGCTGCTGGTGCACGGCGAAGTGACGGACCCGGGCGTCGACCTGTTCGACCGCGAGGCGGTGTTCATCGAGCAGCAGCTGATCCCGCTGCGCCGCGACTTCCCCGAGCTGAAGATCGTGATGGAGCACCTGACGACCCGCGAGGGCGCGCACTATGTGCGGGACGGTGGCCAGTACATCGCCGGCACCATCACCGCGCACCACCTGCTGTACAACCGCAATGCGATTTTCATGGGTGGGATCCGCCCGCACTTCTACTGCCTGCCGGTGCTCAAGCGCGAAACGCACCGCGTCGCGCTGGTGGAAGCCGCCACCAGCGGCAGCCCGCGCTTCTTCCTGGGCACCGACAGTGCGCCGCACCCGGCGCTGCTGAAGGAGCACGCGCTGGGTTGCGCCGGCTGCTACACGGCGCTGTCGGCGATGGAGCTGTATGCCGAGGCTTTCGACAACGTCGGCGCGCTGGACCAGCTGGAAGGCTTCGCCAGCTTCCACGGCGCCGACTTCTACGGCCTGCCGCGCAATACCGGCAAGCTGACGCTGAAGAAGGAGCCGTACACGCTGCCCGAGAGCGTGCCCTTCGGCGAAACGCAGCTGAAGCCGCTGCGCGGTGGCGAGACGCTGCCGTGGCGGGTGGTCGTATGA
- a CDS encoding NYN domain-containing protein: MTGKPRVALLIDADNSPASKIGLILNELSTFGETNVRRAYGNWKKNELKGWEEQLHEHAIRPMQQFDYSKGKNASDMAMVIDALDLLYTDKPDAFGIVSSDSDFTPLVMHLRAKGAAVYGFGARKTPEPFVNACSRFLFLDDLRAAESDDAPDAERAAPLRWSKAELQKDKKLVQLLRNAVYSAEDDEGWSRVQAVRQQIGNQASFDHRNYGYSTLTKLLAATDLFELVDEGTSNVSVREKRQRRGK; encoded by the coding sequence ATGACCGGCAAGCCGCGCGTTGCGCTGCTGATCGACGCTGACAACTCGCCGGCGTCCAAGATCGGCCTGATCCTCAACGAGTTGTCCACGTTCGGCGAGACCAACGTGCGCCGTGCCTATGGCAACTGGAAGAAGAACGAGCTGAAGGGTTGGGAAGAGCAGCTGCACGAGCACGCCATCCGGCCCATGCAGCAGTTCGACTACAGCAAGGGCAAGAACGCCAGCGACATGGCGATGGTGATCGACGCCCTCGACCTGCTGTACACCGACAAGCCGGATGCCTTCGGCATCGTCTCGTCCGATTCGGACTTCACGCCGCTGGTGATGCACCTGCGCGCGAAGGGCGCCGCGGTGTACGGCTTCGGCGCCCGCAAGACGCCGGAGCCCTTCGTCAACGCCTGCTCCCGCTTCCTGTTCCTGGACGACCTGCGGGCGGCCGAAAGCGATGACGCGCCGGACGCCGAGCGCGCGGCCCCGCTGCGGTGGTCGAAGGCGGAACTGCAGAAGGACAAGAAGCTGGTGCAGTTGCTGCGCAATGCCGTCTACTCGGCCGAGGACGACGAAGGCTGGTCGCGCGTGCAGGCGGTGCGCCAGCAGATCGGCAACCAGGCCTCGTTCGACCACCGCAACTACGGCTATTCGACGCTGACCAAGCTGCTGGCGGCCACCGACCTGTTCGAGCTGGTCGACGAAGGGACCTCGAACGTGTCGGTGCGCGAAAAGCGGCAGCGCCGCGGGAAGTGA
- a CDS encoding DUF3025 domain-containing protein — protein sequence MKPLSWDAPWYAPWRAQGEPVAVAVESGASPAAALNAMGPAPVRFVDQDELPAGTAYEQFIFSTGCCPVRPGLHDFFNGLVWRRFPQAKRALNRLQATEIARDGIGARRGPVRDAITVFDENGALLDAPQPLWDALEQREWQRLFVELRPLWREARLLIFGHALLEQLANPRKGLTAHVWRAQCALPEDADAWLAARCTAEALAAKPFTPLPVLGVPGWWAGNENFSFYDDSLVFRPRKNKNHSSAESPSTSVRT from the coding sequence GTGAAGCCGCTCTCCTGGGACGCTCCTTGGTACGCGCCCTGGCGCGCCCAGGGCGAACCAGTGGCGGTGGCGGTGGAATCGGGGGCGTCGCCGGCGGCCGCGCTGAACGCGATGGGGCCGGCGCCCGTGCGCTTCGTCGACCAGGACGAACTGCCGGCAGGAACTGCCTACGAGCAATTCATCTTCTCCACCGGCTGCTGCCCGGTGCGGCCCGGCCTGCACGACTTCTTCAACGGCCTCGTCTGGCGGCGCTTCCCGCAGGCCAAGCGCGCGCTGAACCGGCTGCAGGCGACCGAGATCGCGCGGGACGGCATCGGCGCGCGCCGCGGCCCGGTGCGCGACGCCATCACCGTGTTCGACGAGAACGGCGCGCTGCTGGACGCCCCGCAGCCGCTCTGGGACGCATTGGAGCAACGCGAATGGCAGCGCCTGTTCGTGGAGCTGCGGCCGCTCTGGCGCGAGGCGCGCCTGTTGATCTTCGGCCACGCGCTGCTCGAACAACTGGCGAACCCGCGCAAGGGCCTGACGGCCCACGTCTGGCGGGCGCAGTGCGCGCTCCCGGAAGACGCCGACGCCTGGCTGGCGGCGCGCTGCACCGCCGAAGCGCTGGCGGCCAAGCCCTTCACGCCGCTGCCGGTGCTGGGCGTGCCCGGCTGGTGGGCAGGAAACGAGAACTTTTCCTTTTATGATGACTCTCTCGTATTCCGTCCACGCAAGAACAAGAACCACTCCAGCGCGGAATCACCGTCCACCAGCGTGCGCACTTGA
- the htpX gene encoding protease HtpX translates to MKRIALFLVTNLAVVVVLGVVASLLGVNRFLTANGLNLGALLVFSFIMGFGGAIISLLLSKTIAKWSSGVQVIDGTGSADEAWIVNTVRQFADKAGIGMPEVGIFQGEPNAFATGAFKNSALVAVSTGLLQGMTREEVEAVIGHEVAHIANGDMVTMTLIQGVMNTFVVFASRVIGYLVDSFLSRGEQRSGPGIGYFVTTIVLDIVFGFLAAIIVAWFSRQREFRADRGSTQLMGNKQPMIHALARLGGMVPGELPKSLQAMGITSGVGKLFSTHPPIEERIAALQNAA, encoded by the coding sequence ATGAAACGCATCGCTCTCTTCCTGGTAACCAACCTCGCGGTCGTCGTCGTCCTCGGCGTCGTGGCGAGCCTGCTGGGAGTCAACCGCTTCCTGACGGCGAACGGCCTGAACCTGGGCGCGCTGCTCGTCTTCTCGTTCATCATGGGTTTCGGCGGCGCCATCATCTCGCTGCTGCTGTCCAAGACCATCGCCAAGTGGAGCTCGGGCGTGCAGGTGATCGACGGCACCGGCAGCGCCGACGAAGCCTGGATCGTCAATACCGTGCGCCAGTTCGCCGACAAGGCCGGCATCGGCATGCCCGAAGTCGGCATCTTCCAGGGCGAGCCCAACGCCTTCGCCACCGGCGCGTTCAAGAACAGCGCGCTGGTCGCCGTCTCCACCGGCCTGCTGCAAGGCATGACGCGCGAGGAAGTCGAGGCCGTCATCGGCCACGAGGTCGCGCACATCGCCAACGGCGACATGGTCACCATGACCCTGATCCAGGGCGTGATGAACACCTTCGTGGTCTTTGCGTCGAGGGTGATCGGCTACCTGGTGGACAGCTTCCTGTCGCGCGGCGAGCAGCGCTCCGGCCCCGGCATCGGCTACTTCGTGACCACCATCGTGCTGGACATCGTGTTCGGCTTCCTGGCGGCCATCATCGTGGCCTGGTTCTCGCGCCAGCGCGAGTTCCGCGCCGACCGCGGCTCCACCCAGCTGATGGGGAACAAGCAGCCCATGATCCACGCGCTGGCCCGCCTGGGCGGCATGGTCCCCGGCGAACTGCCCAAGAGCCTGCAGGCCATGGGCATCACCTCCGGCGTCGGCAAGCTGTTCTCGACGCACCCGCCGATCGAGGAACGGATTGCGGCGCTGCAGAACGCGGCTTGA
- a CDS encoding MBL fold metallo-hydrolase — MVRASQLLHPQREPAVPRPAATVLLLRDGPQGVEVLMTRRSATASFAPGAYVFPGGGIDAADAQAHGLAARRPTQDDQRLTQAIAAIRESFEELGVLLARRADGRPVSAEDIAGLDRKAPFAAQCAGRRLVLAADQVFLLAHWITDRDLPRRFDVPFLVARMPEGQRPVADEAEQFEPVWVRPADALQRHAAGNFFIIFPTIRTLERLQKFDTVDAVLAACASEKPLWTSCPRAGLLQGAEVRYMEHESPYGELALTSPDGQIVHHLDWRTDQPVALLKNVTRLTAPNPGVMTGPGTNTYIVGTPDSGYIVIDPGPLDPEHQERTWRATGGDVRFIVCTHSHADHSPGARPLQALCKGKPPILGLASLPTARPASEFTPDRALADGEVVKVEGGGASHSLQVMHTPGHAANHLCLVLLEDGLLFSGDHVLNGSTTVVDPPDGDMTAYLESLDALSAACARHGIEFILPAHGYVLGFAPLAIAHLKAHRLQREARIVAAMRERPTGTLEDWVELAYADVPPRMWPVAKRSLLAHVQRIEALQLAR, encoded by the coding sequence ATGGTACGAGCCAGCCAGCTGCTTCACCCTCAGCGCGAACCCGCAGTCCCGCGCCCCGCCGCCACCGTACTGCTGCTGCGCGACGGGCCCCAGGGCGTCGAAGTGCTGATGACGCGCCGCTCCGCCACCGCGAGCTTCGCCCCCGGCGCCTATGTCTTCCCCGGTGGCGGCATCGACGCCGCCGACGCGCAGGCGCACGGCCTCGCCGCGCGCCGCCCGACGCAGGATGACCAGCGCCTGACGCAAGCCATCGCCGCCATCCGCGAAAGCTTCGAGGAGCTGGGCGTGCTGCTGGCCCGCCGGGCCGATGGCCGGCCGGTCTCAGCCGAGGACATCGCCGGGCTCGATCGCAAGGCGCCCTTCGCCGCGCAATGCGCCGGGCGCAGGCTCGTGCTGGCCGCCGACCAGGTCTTCCTGCTCGCGCACTGGATCACCGACCGCGACCTGCCGCGCCGCTTCGACGTGCCCTTCCTGGTGGCGCGCATGCCCGAAGGCCAGCGCCCGGTGGCCGACGAGGCGGAGCAGTTCGAGCCGGTGTGGGTGCGCCCCGCCGACGCGCTGCAGCGCCATGCGGCGGGCAACTTCTTCATCATCTTTCCGACCATCCGCACGCTGGAGCGGCTGCAGAAGTTCGACACGGTCGATGCGGTGCTCGCCGCCTGCGCCAGCGAAAAGCCGCTGTGGACCAGCTGCCCGCGCGCCGGCCTGCTGCAGGGCGCGGAAGTGCGCTACATGGAGCACGAGTCGCCCTATGGCGAACTCGCCCTCACCTCGCCCGACGGCCAGATCGTGCACCACCTGGACTGGCGCACCGACCAGCCCGTGGCGCTGCTGAAGAACGTCACGCGCCTCACCGCGCCCAACCCCGGCGTGATGACCGGCCCGGGCACCAACACCTACATCGTCGGCACGCCGGACAGCGGCTACATCGTCATCGACCCGGGCCCGCTGGACCCGGAGCACCAGGAGCGCACCTGGCGCGCCACCGGCGGCGACGTGCGCTTCATCGTCTGCACCCATTCGCACGCGGACCACTCGCCCGGCGCGCGGCCCCTGCAGGCGCTGTGCAAGGGCAAGCCACCCATCCTTGGCCTGGCTTCGCTGCCGACGGCGCGACCCGCCAGCGAGTTCACGCCGGACCGCGCGCTTGCCGATGGCGAAGTGGTGAAGGTGGAAGGCGGCGGCGCCTCGCACAGCCTGCAGGTGATGCACACCCCCGGCCATGCGGCCAACCACCTGTGCCTGGTCTTGCTGGAAGACGGGCTGCTGTTCTCGGGCGACCACGTGCTCAATGGCAGCACCACGGTGGTGGACCCGCCGGACGGCGACATGACGGCCTACCTGGAGTCGCTGGACGCCCTGAGCGCCGCCTGCGCGCGGCACGGCATCGAGTTCATCCTGCCGGCGCACGGCTACGTGCTGGGCTTCGCGCCGCTGGCCATCGCGCACCTGAAGGCGCACCGGCTGCAGCGCGAGGCGCGCATCGTCGCCGCCATGCGCGAGCGCCCCACGGGCACGCTGGAAGACTGGGTGGAACTCGCCTACGCCGACGTCCCGCCGCGGATGTGGCCGGTGGCGAAGCGCTCGCTGCTGGCGCACGTGCAGCGCATCGAGGCGCTGCAGCTGGCGCGTTGA
- a CDS encoding tripartite tricarboxylate transporter substrate binding protein, producing the protein MQRRLALALAAAVLAAAAAPASLAQAWPGKQPIRLIAVFPPGGSVDQVARILAPQLQQQLGQTVIVENRGGASGTIGTAYVANAPADGYTYAVVFDTHGVNPSLIPNLPYDSHKDLAPVVLVGTSAMVLATFAGSEYKNFGDVVAAARANKNVSYGSIGSGSLGHLAMALLAKNAGLEMTHVPYKGGGPLMQDAIAGHVPLSIGSVFVSKPHIDSKRLRPLAVTTSKRSPELPDVPTVAESGYPGFDAPAWWAVLAPAKTPPELVRRMNEELNKALRVPDIANKLASQGIALVGGTPETARTFIDRQIDTWAQVVKENNIKAD; encoded by the coding sequence ATGCAACGCCGGCTTGCCCTTGCCCTTGCAGCAGCAGTCCTCGCCGCGGCCGCGGCGCCCGCCAGCCTGGCGCAGGCCTGGCCCGGCAAGCAGCCGATCCGGCTGATCGCCGTGTTCCCGCCCGGCGGCTCCGTGGACCAGGTGGCGCGCATCCTGGCGCCGCAACTGCAGCAGCAGCTGGGGCAGACCGTGATCGTGGAAAACCGGGGCGGCGCGTCCGGCACCATCGGCACGGCCTACGTGGCCAACGCGCCGGCCGATGGCTACACCTATGCGGTGGTGTTCGACACCCATGGCGTCAACCCCAGCCTCATCCCCAACCTGCCGTACGACAGCCACAAGGACCTGGCGCCGGTGGTGCTGGTGGGCACGTCCGCCATGGTGCTGGCCACCTTCGCCGGCTCGGAGTACAAGAATTTCGGCGACGTCGTGGCCGCCGCGCGCGCGAACAAGAACGTCAGCTACGGCTCCATCGGCTCCGGCAGCCTCGGCCACCTCGCAATGGCGCTGCTGGCGAAGAACGCGGGGCTGGAGATGACGCACGTGCCGTACAAGGGCGGCGGGCCGTTGATGCAGGACGCGATCGCGGGCCATGTGCCGCTGTCCATCGGCTCGGTGTTCGTGAGCAAGCCGCACATCGACAGCAAGCGGCTGCGCCCGCTGGCGGTGACCACCAGCAAGCGCTCGCCCGAGCTGCCGGATGTGCCGACCGTCGCCGAGAGCGGCTACCCCGGCTTCGACGCGCCGGCCTGGTGGGCGGTGCTGGCGCCGGCGAAGACGCCGCCGGAGCTCGTGCGGCGCATGAACGAGGAGTTGAACAAGGCGCTGCGGGTCCCCGACATCGCCAACAAGCTGGCCAGCCAGGGCATCGCCCTCGTCGGCGGCACGCCCGAAACGGCCCGCACCTTCATCGACCGCCAGATCGACACCTGGGCTCAGGTCGTGAAGGAGAACAACATCAAGGCCGATTAA
- a CDS encoding carboxymuconolactone decarboxylase family protein, protein MRIPDWTPENKPQPQDLVQAILARRGGTLINLDKALLWSEPLARGWNTYLGAVRTGLGASRKLRELGICTVALITGAHYEYHHHAPDFLAAGGAQAELDALQAFVKAPPGAAVAGLAGDEALVVRYAAQMTRDVKVDEGLFAQLQARFDTTELVEITAAIATYNMVARFLVALGVAPEA, encoded by the coding sequence ATGCGCATTCCCGACTGGACCCCCGAGAACAAGCCGCAGCCGCAGGACCTGGTGCAGGCCATCCTGGCCCGCCGTGGCGGCACCCTGATCAACCTGGACAAGGCCCTGCTCTGGAGCGAGCCGCTGGCCCGCGGCTGGAACACCTACCTGGGCGCCGTGCGCACCGGCCTGGGCGCCAGCCGCAAGCTGCGCGAGCTGGGCATCTGCACCGTGGCCCTGATCACCGGCGCCCACTACGAGTACCACCACCACGCGCCTGATTTCCTGGCCGCCGGCGGCGCGCAGGCCGAACTGGACGCGCTGCAGGCCTTCGTGAAGGCGCCGCCCGGCGCCGCGGTGGCAGGCCTGGCGGGCGACGAGGCCCTGGTCGTGCGCTATGCCGCGCAGATGACGCGCGACGTGAAGGTCGACGAGGGCCTGTTCGCGCAGCTGCAGGCACGCTTCGACACGACGGAACTGGTGGAGATCACCGCGGCGATCGCCACCTACAACATGGTCGCGCGCTTCCTGGTGGCGCTGGGGGTAGCTCCCGAGGCTTAA
- the dapF gene encoding diaminopimelate epimerase, protein MRIRFTKMQGAGNDFVVLDETRQRLDLSAAQYRQLADRHFGVGADQILSVRPAPAPGIDFEYVIHNADGGEVEQCGNGARCFARFVVDKGLAGARRSIKVKTLSGVIEPRLNEDGRITVDMGPPVFELADIPFDAAGLSPHPFGGWQQWHIALGTHAEYALVHIAVLSMGNPHAVQLVDDVDAAPVAKVGPLVENHNRFPKRVNAGFMQVVDRGRIKLRVWERGAGETLACGTGACAAVVAGIRLGKLDHRVDVETRGGLLTIEWAGGAAPVYMTGPAVTVFEGEMELQE, encoded by the coding sequence ATGCGCATCCGCTTCACCAAGATGCAGGGCGCGGGCAACGATTTCGTGGTGCTGGACGAAACCCGCCAGCGCCTCGACCTCAGCGCCGCGCAGTACCGGCAGCTGGCCGACCGCCACTTCGGCGTCGGCGCCGACCAGATCCTCTCCGTCCGGCCCGCTCCCGCCCCCGGCATCGATTTCGAATACGTCATCCACAACGCCGACGGCGGCGAGGTGGAACAGTGCGGCAATGGCGCGCGCTGCTTCGCCCGCTTCGTCGTCGACAAGGGCCTCGCCGGCGCCAGGCGCAGCATCAAGGTCAAGACGCTCTCCGGCGTGATCGAGCCGCGCCTGAACGAGGACGGCCGCATCACCGTGGACATGGGCCCGCCCGTGTTCGAGCTGGCCGACATCCCCTTCGACGCCGCGGGCCTCAGCCCGCATCCCTTCGGCGGCTGGCAGCAGTGGCACATCGCGCTGGGCACGCACGCCGAATACGCGCTGGTGCACATCGCCGTGCTGTCCATGGGCAACCCGCACGCGGTGCAGCTGGTGGACGACGTCGACGCGGCGCCGGTCGCCAAGGTTGGCCCCCTGGTCGAGAACCACAACCGCTTCCCCAAGCGCGTCAACGCCGGCTTCATGCAGGTGGTGGACCGCGGCCGCATCAAGCTGCGGGTGTGGGAGCGTGGCGCCGGCGAAACGCTGGCGTGCGGAACCGGCGCCTGTGCCGCCGTGGTGGCGGGCATCCGCCTCGGGAAGCTGGATCATCGGGTGGACGTGGAAACGCGGGGCGGCCTGCTCACCATCGAATGGGCCGGCGGCGCCGCGCCCGTCTACATGACCGGCCCGGCGGTGACGGTGTTCGAAGGCGAAATGGAACTGCAGGAATGA
- a CDS encoding DUF484 family protein yields MTTTGTNQMHPITEDDIANYLANSPDFFARHAQLLASVQLTSPHGNRAVSLQERQAEMLREKIKALEHRIMEMVRHGNENMVISERIQRWARNLLLVQSSRALPATLVTELQAQFMVPRVALKVWDVDERYAQEPFAQGVSEDAKTFASSLTQPYCGVNSGIEAAGWLDEPATVLSLALIPLRPGPLAGTAKAFGMLVLGSPDPQRYQAGMGTDFLEHIAELAAAALSRLRPR; encoded by the coding sequence ATGACGACGACGGGGACCAACCAGATGCATCCGATCACGGAAGACGACATCGCCAACTACCTGGCGAACAGCCCGGATTTCTTCGCCCGGCACGCGCAGCTGCTGGCGTCGGTGCAGCTGACCAGCCCGCACGGCAACCGCGCCGTCAGCCTGCAGGAGCGGCAGGCCGAGATGCTGCGCGAGAAGATCAAGGCGCTGGAGCACCGCATCATGGAGATGGTGCGGCACGGCAACGAGAACATGGTGATCAGCGAGCGCATCCAGCGCTGGGCGCGCAACCTGCTGCTGGTGCAGTCCTCGCGCGCGCTGCCGGCCACGCTGGTGACGGAGCTGCAGGCGCAGTTCATGGTGCCGCGGGTGGCGCTGAAGGTGTGGGACGTCGACGAGCGCTACGCCCAGGAGCCGTTCGCGCAGGGCGTGAGCGAGGACGCCAAGACCTTCGCTTCCTCGCTGACGCAGCCCTATTGCGGCGTGAACAGCGGCATCGAGGCCGCCGGCTGGCTGGACGAGCCGGCCACCGTGCTGTCCCTCGCGCTGATCCCGCTGCGTCCCGGCCCGCTCGCGGGCACCGCCAAGGCCTTCGGCATGCTGGTGCTGGGCTCGCCCGACCCGCAGCGTTACCAGGCGGGCATGGGCACCGACTTCCTCGAGCACATCGCCGAACTGGCCGCGGCGGCGCTGTCGCGTTTGCGCCCCCGCTGA
- a CDS encoding tyrosine-type recombinase/integrase yields the protein MDASDTGLVERYLEHVRVEKRLAQRTVELYALDLQKLSENALKASVPLLRVQNAHIRRWVAQMHGAGRSGRGIALILSGWRGFYAWLGREGLVTSNPVQDVRPPKAPKPLPKALSVDDAVQLAEFTHDDGDPWVEARDAAIVELLYGCGLRVGELVGLDAQASNAAKGWVDLDAGEAHVLGKGSKRRSVPVGAKALEALRHWLAVRALAPNAGAAALFTGKQGGRLSAQSVWARLKVRSLQAGLATPVHPHMLRHSFASHVLQSSGDLRAVQELLGHANIGTTQVYTRLDFQHLAKAYDAAHPRALRKK from the coding sequence ATGGACGCGAGCGACACGGGCCTGGTCGAGCGCTACCTCGAGCACGTCCGCGTCGAGAAGCGGCTGGCCCAGCGGACGGTGGAGCTCTATGCGCTCGACCTGCAGAAGCTGTCCGAGAACGCCCTCAAGGCGAGCGTGCCGCTCCTGCGCGTGCAGAACGCGCACATCCGGCGCTGGGTGGCGCAGATGCATGGGGCCGGACGCAGCGGCCGCGGCATCGCGCTGATCCTTTCCGGCTGGCGCGGCTTCTACGCCTGGCTGGGCCGCGAGGGCCTGGTCACCAGCAACCCCGTGCAGGACGTGCGCCCCCCCAAAGCGCCCAAGCCGCTGCCCAAGGCACTGAGCGTCGACGACGCCGTGCAGCTGGCCGAATTCACCCACGATGACGGCGACCCGTGGGTCGAAGCCCGCGATGCGGCCATCGTCGAACTGCTCTATGGCTGCGGCCTGCGCGTGGGCGAGCTGGTCGGCCTGGACGCGCAGGCCAGCAATGCGGCCAAGGGCTGGGTCGACCTGGATGCCGGCGAGGCCCACGTACTGGGTAAAGGCAGCAAGCGGCGCAGCGTGCCGGTGGGCGCGAAGGCGCTGGAGGCCTTGCGCCACTGGCTGGCCGTACGCGCGCTGGCGCCGAATGCGGGGGCCGCAGCGCTTTTCACGGGCAAGCAGGGCGGTCGCCTGAGCGCGCAATCGGTGTGGGCACGCCTCAAGGTGCGCAGCCTGCAGGCCGGCCTGGCGACGCCGGTGCACCCGCACATGCTGCGGCACTCCTTTGCCAGCCACGTGCTGCAATCCAGCGGCGACCTGCGCGCGGTGCAGGAGCTGCTGGGCCACGCGAACATCGGCACCACGCAGGTCTATACCCGGCTGGACTTCCAGCACCTGGCCAAGGCCTACGACGCGGCGCATCCGCGGGCCTTGCGGAAGAAATAA